The Glycine max cultivar Williams 82 chromosome 17, Glycine_max_v4.0, whole genome shotgun sequence genome contains the following window.
TTTAGAAGCTCCCTAATCTAATTTGTCCAGAAGTTaggtgcataagttgattttcacTTAAGGGAgaaatttcattcattttacCTCCTATTGTTTTTCTCCTATAAGTGTTTGTTGAGAAATTTATCTAAATGAGGCCCATTGGTATGTCATTTGTAACTTTAAGTACCATTTCAAATGGCTTATGCTATGTCATAAACTTGGAATGCAACAATTTTTCCTCCCCATAAATTTTCATGTACCTAAgtcccaaaaaagaaaaaaaatgttggctCTGGTGTAAGCCAAAACTGCCAAGTTGTCTGTGTAATCATTGTTCTTGATCAATTTCTATCAAATTAATGCCGCAATACTTCATTGAAAGTTTTAAATAAGCACATGCTAGCTGGAAGTTGATAGTTGGTTTGATATTAACCTTTTGAGCTGCAAGTAATCTACTTTCCAGCTTTCTTAATAGCTACATCTCTATCAGTCACTAAGGAAATAGGTTCTTTGCGCAATGCTTATAGCTCCTCTTTCACACCTATTAAATCTGAAACAACTGTTGTATatcttgtagaagcaagcttcatgatgaatcaagattgattcaaagagttttgatgataacaaaagcttcatgatgaatcaagagtgattcaaagaattttttatgataacaaaggtgatgacaaaaagctcaaaagtcaagaacacttcatgataacaaagatgatctcaagaatcatagaatgagttcaagattgaatcaagaacacttcaaggttcaaaaggaaatttgatttcaagaatcaagaatcaagtttcaagattcaagttccaagaatcaagatcaagattcaagactcaagattcaagaatcaagagaagactcaatcaagataagtattaaaaagttttttcaaaaactgagtagcacatgaatttttctcaaaaccttttaccaaagagtttttactttctggtaatcgattaccagattattgtaatcgattaccagtagcaaaatggttttcaaaaagctttcaactgaatttacaacgttccaattgatttcaaaatgttgtaatcgattacaatgttttggtaatcgattaccagtgtgtttgaacgttgaaattcaaattcaaatgtgaagagtcacatcctttcacaaaaaagctttgtgtaatcgattacactgatttggtaatcgattaccagtgatagtttctgaacaaatcaaaagatgtaactcttcaaatagtttttgactttttcaaattggttttaagtttttctaaaggtcataactcttctaatggttctcttgaccagacatgaagagtctataaaagcaagactttattttgcatttcaaaaatcttttccaattcattctttacagAAGCAAattttccacattgatttcaGAGTTTctttgtcaaaagctttctaaaccttgaaaacttgtgctactcatccttttcattcccttctccctttgtcaaaaagaattcgccaaggactaaccgcctgaattctttttgtgtctctcttctcccttttccaaaagaacaaaggactaaccgcctgaattcttttgtgtttcctttctcccttgtcaaagaattcaaaacaacacagtctgagaattcttttgattcttccctttcccatatacaaaagatttcaaaggactagccgcttgagaattcttttgtatccccattcacaaagtttcaaaggtttaaccgcctaagaactttgtcttaacacattggaggatacatcctttgtggtacaagtagagggtacatctacttgggtttgactgagaacaagagagggtacatttcttgtggatcagttctaatggagggtacatccactaggttgttcaaagagaacaagggagggtacatcccttgtggatctttgcttgtaaaaggatttttacaaggttgaaagaaatctcaaggaccgcaggtcgcttggggattggatgtaggcacgggttgttgccgaaccagtataaaaactcttgtgtgtttgtctccttctttcctactcttttaatttccgttgtgcattttattttccgcttttacttttggttaagtttctcttctactccttattcacttaacaacatagtaaaagcctttagaagagtaatttttaattggtaaaggtttaagaataattaattcaacccccccttcttaattattctgaggccactcgatcctacaagtggtatcagagtaggtttcttgtagaaagtctaaccacttcaagattaatagcctctttagattctttgtttttcaaaagtatttttaggaataggttattccaagatcatgatgaagatcaagtcaacttgtgtctcatgagAACAATAAAGAAGattctgtaaggaagaagtggttcatcgacagtggatgttccaagtaTATGACAGGAGATGTATCCAAGtttacaaccatttcccccaagtaaagtggacatgttacatacgacGACAACAATATCagtaaaatctcaaaagaggtaacatctaagccatctctatgaattaaggtatgattagtattttcagttaagttttttttttggataatagaaaataattgttgaaattgtttgattgtgtttacaatgtttaattaactatatttagttttaattttgaatatatatgataaattgaattttgtttaaattgattaatgcttgaattgcttatgttttgtttgttttgacatgatagaataattgaattaaataaataattaccatgatatgtgttgatgattgtcatttgatacttaaaatttagtttaaaagaatttcaatatacatgattgatttttgtctttggtaattgtgtccaactttttagaagtttgaaaattaaaatttggaagttattagaagtttgaaaattaaaatttggaagttattggaagttgaaagttgaaaatagaagttagaagttaaaaatggaagttactagaagttgaaagttgaaaatggaagttgaaagttggaagtggaagttattggaagttggaagttgaaatttgaaatttgaaatttaaaatttggaatttggaatttgaattgaaatttaaaaaatttgaaatttgaaatttttttagaaagtattgtgcatagttagttgattgttaattaaatttaattaatttgaaatgtttaatgATTGATTGTGCTTGAaagttattatgattttttatattaaaagttatgttgattattttgataatatataattttaaaatgattatgcatgattttttatgtgatatgtgattagtcatttatgaatggttatgtatggttttatatctcttgtatgattcttgcataatttttaatatgacatgtgaattacttgcttaaggttcattcataaagtttttcaaaatccattatgttatatttatttatttttatataagaattttcatatataaagtatctttttgattctgaaaaatgtgttatcaagcatgagcatgataaagatattgaacatgtaggtttcagagaaaataatgattacatgattgattgagttctttgaactttctaagtttttaaattatctttaacaaatatgaatttttaatgATGCCTGTGATCTAtatatccttcaatccttgtataattcttgtttgatatgtttgaattacttgattgattgttcaaaattatttttatgcttttcaaaattattatattttatttcaaataaaattattttaatatggcGAAACCttctatgttaataaaaaaactcatcttggtaagtgttgatagtcaattagcacttagtcttaggaaaaaggtgactgtgttttaaaatttgtagatactaaaaaccaACCTGtagacatcttcacaaaaccacagAGTCTTAGACAACtgatttatgttttgatgacttatgacttatttgttgtttatgcacatatgcttctattataatgtgaggataatttattatcttgtttaattattatattttgtttttaatccttgtatttgactatgtttttatgacatttgagcacttattatttctttttaatatttgcttagtatgactgaacaattatgaattatgctATATGACTATGGTTTTTCTATATTTGATCTATTCATAGTTCTTGCTTCAtggttcttgcttcatgatttggtttatatttttccatGAATGTTGTGTGGATGCTTAGTTGTATTTGTATGATTCAAACTTGTTACGCACtatggctttttgttgatgccaaagggggagagaaatagggattaaatcaagaactcacatgagtaatcaacttaattttaagagaagcataaattcaaaaacaaagggggagaatgaaaatttatgtgagtgatcgactaagaaaaaatgtgtgtgtgtgtgtgtgtgtttcttgatttcaaaagttgtcatcatcaaaaagggggagattgtagaagcaagcttcatgatgaatcaagattgattcaaagagttttgatgataacaaaagcttcatgatgaatcaagagtgattcaaagaagttttgatgataacaaaggtgatgacaaaaagatcaaaagtcaagaacacttcaagataacaaagatgatctcaagaatcatagaatgagttcaagattgaatcaagaacacttcaaggttcaaaaggaaatttgatttcaagaatcaagaatcaagtttcaagattcaagttccaagaatcaagattaagattcaagactcaagattcaagaatcaagagaagactcaatcaagataagtattaaaaagttttttcaaaaactgagtagcacatgaatttttctcaaaaccttttaccaaagagtttttactctctggtaatcgattaccagattattgtaatcgattaccagtagcaaaatggttttcaaaaagctttcaactgaatttacaacattccaattgatttcaaaatgttgtaatcgattacaatgttttggtaatcgattaccagtgtgtttgaacgttgaaattcaaattcaaatgtgaagaatcacatcctttcacaaaaaagctttgtgtaatcgattacactgatttggtaatcgattaccagtgatagtttctgaacaaatcaaaagatgtaactcttcaaatagtttttgactttttcaaattggttttaagtttttctaaaggcttctaatggttctcttgaccaaacatgaagagtctataaaagcaagactttgttttgcatttcaaaaatcttttccaattcattctttacagAAGCAAattttccacattgatttctgagtctctttgaacttcttcttcttcttcttcctttgtcaaaagctttctaaagttttctggttttctaaaccttgaaaacttatgctattcatccttttcattcccttctccctttgccaaaaagaattcgccaaggactaaccacctgaattctttttgtgtctctctgctcccttttccaaaagaacaaaggactaactgcctgaattcttttgtgttcccttctcccttgtcaaagaattcaaaacaacacagtctgagaattattttgattcttccctttcccctatacaaaagatttcaaagaactaaccgcctgagaattcttttgtattcccattcacaaagtttcaaaggtttaaccgcctaagaactttgtcttaacacattgaagggtacatcctttgtggtacaagtagagggtacatctacttgggtttgactgagaacaagagagggtacatctcttgtggatcagttctagtggatgGTACATctactaggttgttcaaagagaacaagggagggtacatcccttgtggatctttgcttgtaaaaggatttttacaaggttgaaagaaatctcaaggaccgcaggtcgcttggggactggatgtaggcacgggttgttgccgaaccagtataaaaactcttgtgtgtttgtctccttcttccctactcttttaatttccgatgtgcattttattttccgcttttacttttggttaagtttctcttctactccttattcacttaacaacatagtaaaagcctttagaagagtaatttttaattggtaaaggtttaagaataattaattcaatccccccttcttaataattttgaggccactcgatcctaCATATCTGGCTTTGGCTACCTCAAGTTGTGCCTTGGCTGCAACACTTGATTCGTATGCAGCTTCGCTAATACTTTATGTTATCATACTTGTTAATTAAGATATAGTTAGtttatctctaataaattattatccATTTTATACTTATAACCAAATGCTTCCTTTTTAAGGCACCTAATCTCCTTGCAAACACAAACACCATTAGCCCTGCAGCTCTCAATCCTGGGAAAGGTGTAAAGGAGTTGAACTTATTCAGCTTTGCTGTGTGATATTGATTTCCCTTATCATCCTCAAGGACAGTGGAATCCTCTTTATTGACGCAGAATGAACTTCAGAACCACCTCTCTCAATTAAGGTGATAAAAAAACTACCAAGGGGGAAGTTGACTTTGGTAAAAAACGATTTATCCAAAGACCTTCCACATTACCACTTCTATGACACATTTCCTTACTCTCATACATTGCACAAGACTCAACATTCTCATTATCATTTCTATTTTGTCTAGTTGAAGGTGAATGTAATGATAGTAATGCCATTCCTTCTTTCTCCCTAGTTAGCTCCAAGTTGTAACAATTTTCATTCTCCGTTGAGTTATTTTTCCAGTGTTGATGACTGTTGAGAGAATTTATAGGTCTTATCTGTGGTTGTCTGGGGGGACATGCATCAAATCTCCCTTCAGATATTTCAAGCTTATTTGATTGCAAATACTGTCTGTAAAGGCTATTGTTCTTTGCATAGAAGGTTATTGGAGTGGCATCAATTCCATGTACCTTGGTACCTGGCTCAAAATCTTTAGAAGCCTCTCCGATTTGAGACATTCTTGTTCCAACATTCTTAAATTTTGCTTCTACCATAGACTGAAAATTTGATCTGAACCCTGCATTTTTTAGCTCTAAATATTCATTCTTGTTGCACTTGAGAAGTTTCTGATCTGgctgttgaagatgatgattaggattttcaaggttAAGAGCCAAAGACTTGTCCTCATCTTGAGTTGATTGTGAGCATCCTTTGATCATGTTTGAAATAAAGTTCATGAATGAGCTATCCAGTTTAACATAGGATTTAGAACATGTTTCTTGAGTttgctttttgaattttttactcCCAATTATCACTTGTTGCAACTTGCTTCTCTTCCTACTTGCCAAAAACAACCCAGAACTGTGGAAGCTTTCAACACTTAAATGGCACTCTTCcattttagtttcaattttttatcttctttataaCCAAATGCTTCCTTTTTAGTTTCAAATACTTATAACCAAATGCTCCGAAAAAGCACTACACCACAAGCAATATCAATCAAGCTATTCCATCCTAACTCCCTCCAAATTCAACAACAAACATTGATAAATGTAAACATGTTATGATATCATACATATATTACTAAACCGAATACACATCAGAAAAGTATAACAGTAACAACTAGAATAGAACAATTGCTCAGGCTTGCAATTGGCCCTTTTCTCCTCGACCTGTTTCTCTATGTTGTTAAAGAAACTTCCTAGTTACTGAAGAGGGGTATGTGAATTTACATGCTGTAAACATGGGTAGAGACAAGCCTCTCCAACAACATAAGGGAGAGCATTGGGCATTGTcgtttccttttttatgttctttttcttaaagaatAAACATCTTTGATGTTAGAGGACAAGAGAATAACTGTCTAGATCTAAATCTGAAATAGATTCAATTTGTGTTATCAAATTTGCATCTTGATTCTTTAGTTGAGTCATGAACAACTAAAAATGAAAGTCTTACCATTTCTCCTTTGCTTGTAGCTTGCATAATTTCTGATGATATATTGGCAGTTTGCGGCTTAAAAACTATAGGTCCAGATTTGCAAATTGATTTTGCAGCAACTTGATTGAGTTTTCCAGGTAGGGTTTGGCAtcatcttttcttccttttgctGAGATTCttcctttgcttctttttcCTAGATTTCTTCCTTCATTTTGTTCAATTAACAAAAACTTGTGCTTCTACTTATGCACGATGGCTCGATCTCATACTTATCCATCATCAGTGCAAAATAATCCCTTGCTTTTTCTACTGCTCCTATACTTATGCTATCATCATCTGTGTTGATAATCTGTGTTGTCCCCCCATTGTTAATTTCAGCCCTAACTTAATTCCAGTTCCTAATATTTACCTATCATTGTTGTTGAAAATTTAGGACTACATTGCTTAAGGATTTGAGATACTCCAGAACTTGAATTTGAATGAGTGGAGATAATTGTCGCACTCAGCACACATTAGCTTTTTAttaacacatatatatagtacagagaaagagagagagagagagagagagggaaaagCTGCCTTTGGATAAGGATTAGATACTTAGCTTCCCACACACTCAACATGACAACACATAAAGTTGTATACACACTCAacctcacacacacacagacactcAAAATAGCCTtttacctacacatttatgTACACAATACAATTGTctacaatatatatttaacaattGTTGATAATCTGCGTTGTTTCTTGCAGGAAGTAGCTGCAGAGGTGGTTCAAAAGTTGCAACCACGTGAAGCACCAGCTGTGTTTATTGAGGTGAAATCTGAAGACCAAGGTATTTATCCCATTTTGTTTTGGATTGCTTAGCCTAAAACCTTGTTAGTTGTTACTATAAATTGAATtcactaaaaatgaaataaaaactatatGAGAAGTAAGGATTTCCTTGAAGTTTATCTTTGGTGGTACTCCTAGGCTTAAGATGTCATAGTCTATGTAAGAGATTTGGAGTACTGTTTAGGAAGGTTTTAGATATGCACCACCTTTTATGGCACACTGAACTTCTATGTCAATGAGACCAGTCCATCATCATTTATGAAGGCCATGAGAGATTGATTGAGCATagtttttgaaaggaaaaaaaattgtgtggCGGATTCTTCGAAAAGTTTGAGTGTGATTTGTGATTCTAAAGTGTTTGTGAGGGGTATATTCAGAGATGTGTAAGAGAGCTAAACACAAGTGATTGATAGTTACCCAGTAAGCAATGACGTCTCTagagttaatttaatttaatatattatttaaattgatcgAATTCAGTCTTAACGGTAAAGAAAAATTGTACAtgcttattcatttatttattttatctgatTATTGGTTttggaaaattatttaatacatgataaataaaaattttaagaattaattgaaAAGATATTTATTTCTATACATtgtcaatgtaattttttaatataaagtcATAATAGCTAGATTAGTTTTTAATgactttattgttttatttttataatttttttctgtatcaaaaaatatttatactcaTAAAAAAGTCATGGGTACCTATAATACTGTAACAAAGCATTATTCATCTGGTTTATCTAATTAATATTTGCACCTTCCAATTTTGTTACtccatatttttaaaagaaaagtcaTATTCTAACAtcataagttttatattttctagATGGTATtatgtttatcattttatattgacAAGAAAGAAGTGTTCCATTTGTGTAGCAACTTCCAAGAGAAGACTAAAACTTTATAAGGAACACTAtcttaagataaaataaaaaattagaatacaaagaagctgaaaaaaaaatactaaaattaagtTGTCCAATCTTTACTAAAGTAGTTGCAtcctaaaaaataagagaatattttcccttaaaaattaaaaattgtgttGAAATCATACAACCATTATGTGaccaaatcataaatttttagcacatatttaaaaacacaaaaaacataaattcattagaagaaaaagaaataacaaaataccTATATTTCCCTATCAATAAAAGTATAATTGCCATGAAGCATAGGATTTCTGTATCCCTAtacaaattcataaaaaatatataaatataaccaAACACGGACTAGAATATGATTATTTATAGagaatatttatcaataattaaaatggaaattTTAATGTGCACATTCAAATAACGTCATGCAAGAATTAAAGCCTAAAAACAATTTAGTGCTGCAAATGTCTATCTATATATGTTCCTAGAACCTATGGACCAAATGATGGAAAATTTTTAATGTGCTGCAAATTTATTGTAATTCTAAAATTCAAGtataaaacaaatacaatatGATTCCCCTAGAAAACATTCCTATTCATGCAATTATGCGGAAAAaagacaattaattaaaatttcacacaGTATGCACACTTTAGAAAGCCATATGCATATGGACTTTGAGATTAGTAGAATTATTGATGTTTCGTTTCTTCCTACTACTAACTAGAGCTTTATCTTTATTTGGTAAAACTGAGATTCAGTTAGAAAAACTAGAAGTTGTTCATGCAACCATAGATAGATAATACAGTCACAAATTAAAGGCAGTTGTTGGGATGTCTAACCCTAATATCATGTTTGCTTGCCAattttgcttaaaaaattaaatgaagttaagcattttttaaattttaattgtctccattgatattaaataaacatattagattaaataaaattgagaataactaaatatagttagtattaaattgattgagaataagagaataagagaagataaaagaattgaTTGAGAAAATAGAGGGAACTTAGAATTCTAAATTAAAACTTTCTGCACTCTCATCATCTCATTCATGatcactaatatttttatacactgCACATGTAGCTATAACAACCTTCATAGTTGTCAAACTAACTAACTCCTAActcctaactaactaactgaatTACAGCATACATCAACATCCCTCCTTAATTTTGATTTGTCAAGGATGTCACTCCTAACTTGTCTCTCAATTCCTTGAACTTGATAGATTTCAATGGCTTAGTTAGTATGTCTGCAACTTGATCTTCAGACCTACAAAACTCCAATTCAAGCTTCTCCTTACTCACTTGATCACGCAAGAAATGAAACTTGGTTTCAATATGTTTACTCCTGTCATGTGCCACAGGATGCTTAGCTAAATCAATTGCTGATTTGTTATCCATCAACAACCTTATAGGACTGCAATTTCTCAAGTTTAGTTCTTCCATTAAAGCTTCCAGCCATAGAGCTTGACAGGCTGCCATAGCAGCAACAATATATTCTGCTTCACATGTTGACAAAGCAACTACACTCTGCTCTTTGAGCACCAAGAGATTGGTGATGttccaaatttgaaaacataCCCAGTAGTGCTTTTCCTATCATCCTTATCACCACACCAATCTGAATCACTATAACCAAACACTTCTCCTTCTATATTCTTCTGACTGTAAGGATATAAAATGTCAAGATCCAATGTTCCTTTCACATACCTCAAAATCCTCTTTGCTGCCAAGAAGTGAGGTGTCTTTGGTTTCTCCATAAACCTACTTATCAACCCAACACAATAGGCAATATCAGGTCTGGTGTTACGTAGGTACCTCAATGAGCCTATAATTTGCTTGTACAAAGTAGGATCAACTTCTTTCTCATCCCCATCTATTTGCAACTTAATTCTAGTTTCTGTTGGTGTGATAACAGAATTGCACTCCATCATATTGAACCTTTTCAGAATGTCTTCTACATACttcttttgatgcatgaaaatctcttTACTGGTAGAAACAAATTCAATACCCAGGAAGTATGATAGTTCACCAAGATCAGACATCTCAAATTCATCTATTATTCTTCCTTTGAACACTCTTGTATCTTCTTTACTACTGCCAGTCACTAGCAAATCATCTACATAGAGACATATTATCAAAAACTCACTAGAATATGTGTTTCTGACATAAACTCCATGCTCAGTAGTGCACTTGGTGAAATTCTGTTGGACTAGGAAGCTATCAATTTTCATATTCTAGGCTCTAGGAGCCTGCTTGAGGCAATATAGTGCCTTATTCAACTTGTAAACTTTATCCTCTTGTCCTGCAACTACATAACCAGGTGGTTGAGTTATGTAGAATTTTTCTTCAAGTGGCCCATTCAAAAATGCTGACTTCACATCCAGTTGATATAGAGACCAGTTTCTATTGCAAGCAGTTGCCACAATGAGCCTAACAGTTTCAAGTCTTGAAACTGGAGCAAAATCCTCATTGCAATCCAAGCCATGTTTTTGCAAAAATCCCCTTGCTACTAATCTTGCCTTATACTTGGACTCATCTCCGTTAGGCTTTACTTTAGTCTTATAGACCTATTTCACATCAATTGGTCTTTTTCCTTGAGGCAAATGGACTAACTCCCAAGTCTGATTATTCTCAATTGATCTCAATTCTTCTTCCATAGCTGCTCTCCAACGTGAACTTTGTGAGGCTTCATCATGAATCATTGGTTCTGATTCAGCAAGTAGAACAAAGTGCACAAAATCCCCTTCGCAGTGATTGCTGTATCAGGATACAATTCATATTCTCTGAGTGTTTGTGGTACTTGTCTCTCTCTTTGTGACCTTCTGAGTTACTCTCCACATGGTGGTACATCCTCTTcactttgtttgttttcaaggttcACAATCACCTTTCTTTCACCATTGTCAACAACATTTATTTCCCAATTTCAGCCCTTTGTTTCATCTATCAAGACATCTCTGCTAATCACAaccttcctcttcctcattcTAGGATCATACAACTTGTAGGCACCAGTTGGATGATATCCAATGAGTATCATTGGTTCAGCCTTGTCATCAAGTTTCTTTTTGTTCTGCTCAGGCACATGCCTAAAACACAGTGAACCAAATATTCTGAAAGGACTCACACTAGGCTTCTTTTCTGACCATGCTTCTTCAGGTGTGTATCCCTGCAATCTCTTAGTGGGACACTTGTTCAGAATATACATAGCAGTAGAAGTTGCTTCTCCCCAAAAGTAATGAGGTATTCCCTTCCCTTTCATCATGCTCCTGGCTATGTTCAGAATGGTTATGTTTCTTCTCTCAGCAACACCATTATGCTGAGGTGTATAGGGAGATGTCACTTCATGAATTATCCCATCTTCATCATAAAATACTTGAA
Protein-coding sequences here:
- the LOC106796654 gene encoding uncharacterized mitochondrial protein AtMg00810-like yields the protein MKIDSFLVQQNFTKCTTEHGVYVRNTYSSEFLIICLYVDDLLVTGSSKEDTRVFKGRIIDEFEMSDLGELSYFLGIEFVSTSKEIFMHQKKYVEDILKRFNMMECNSVITPTETRIKLQIDGDEKEVDPTLYKQIIGSLRYLRNTRPDIAYCVGLISRFMEKPKTPHFLAAKRILRYVKGTLDLDILYPYSQKNIEGEVFGYSDSDWCGDKDDRKSTTGYVFKFGTSPISWCSKSRV